One Mangrovimonas cancribranchiae DNA segment encodes these proteins:
- a CDS encoding CopD family protein, giving the protein MEYYNYIKALHLIFVVTWFAGLFYIPRLFVYQIEAFHKPSPEKDILGKQLKLMAKRLWNIITWPSAILATIFAVWLLILQPVWLQQPWMHVKLLFVVLLVVYHLKTHQFYKQLQRDEVKKTSNFMRLWNEGATFILFAVVFLVILKNAINWIFGVVGIVVLGVLLMLGFKIYKNIRSKNPDA; this is encoded by the coding sequence GTGGAATATTACAATTATATAAAAGCGTTACATTTAATTTTTGTCGTGACTTGGTTTGCAGGACTGTTTTACATTCCAAGACTTTTTGTATACCAAATAGAAGCTTTTCATAAGCCATCGCCAGAGAAAGACATTCTTGGCAAACAGCTAAAACTAATGGCCAAACGTTTATGGAACATTATTACGTGGCCATCGGCTATTTTAGCAACTATATTTGCTGTGTGGTTATTAATTTTACAACCAGTTTGGCTCCAACAACCATGGATGCACGTTAAATTATTATTCGTTGTATTGCTTGTTGTATATCACCTAAAAACGCATCAATTTTATAAGCAGTTACAGCGTGATGAGGTGAAAAAAACATCAAATTTTATGCGCTTGTGGAACGAAGGTGCCACATTTATTTTGTTTGCCGTAGTGTTTTTAGTTATTTTAAAAAATGCTATAAATTGGATTTTTGGCGTTGTTGGCATTGTGGTTTTAGGCGTATTATTAATGTTAGGGTTTAAAATCTATAAAAACATTAGGTCAAAAAATCCCGATGCATAA